One window of the Pedobacter ginsengisoli genome contains the following:
- a CDS encoding thiamine pyrophosphokinase: MSSHHIIREKQEPALYIHHLGSFNEEYLGQLLEWSPTLIVSAAVYEKAISLGLKVDVVVSSNDQDFQENTRVIHAKSAELDAVLDYLISEKYSAVNVINSKSELRELGSYIEEINIVVFTETEKSYAIKSGFKVWKPKGTIFNIEVVSYFETSNLKQTEDNSFEVINDGFVEFIFNVPYLFIGEVL, from the coding sequence ATGTCATCACATCATATCATTAGGGAGAAACAAGAGCCGGCACTATATATTCATCATTTAGGGTCTTTTAATGAAGAATATTTAGGTCAGCTGCTTGAATGGAGTCCAACTTTAATAGTTAGCGCTGCGGTTTATGAAAAGGCTATCAGCCTTGGCTTAAAGGTGGATGTTGTAGTCAGTTCAAATGATCAGGATTTTCAGGAGAATACCAGGGTAATCCATGCAAAGTCAGCAGAGTTGGATGCTGTTTTAGATTACTTGATTTCGGAAAAATATTCAGCCGTAAATGTTATTAATTCGAAAAGCGAACTCAGAGAGTTGGGTAGTTATATTGAGGAAATAAATATTGTTGTATTTACAGAAACTGAAAAGTCGTATGCTATTAAATCAGGCTTTAAGGTATGGAAGCCTAAAGGCACTATTTTTAATATTGAGGTAGTCTCTTATTTTGAAACGAGCAATTTAAAGCAAACCGAAGATAATTCTTTCGAGGTAATAAACGATGGGTTTGTTGAGTTCATATTCAATGTGCCATATCTTTTTATTGGTGAGGTGTTGTAA
- a CDS encoding GNAT family N-acetyltransferase: MIILRKAKEEDIATIQDLADRTWRITYAEYLSAEQIDYMLEKMYNRGELLSQLEKGHTFLIAEEDNEDLGFAGFSIIQPETHAYKLHKLYVLPQTHGKGVGKLLINEVFNLVKKAGAKSLQLNVNKNNKAKDFYEKAGFIIKETVVLDIGNGFVMDDFVMEKTI; this comes from the coding sequence ATGATAATTTTAAGAAAAGCAAAGGAAGAGGATATTGCTACCATTCAGGATCTTGCTGATAGAACATGGCGAATTACTTATGCTGAATACCTATCAGCAGAGCAGATTGATTATATGTTAGAGAAAATGTATAACCGTGGAGAGTTGCTTTCGCAATTGGAAAAGGGACATACTTTTTTGATTGCTGAAGAAGATAATGAAGATCTTGGTTTTGCAGGTTTTTCAATTATACAGCCCGAAACTCATGCCTATAAATTACATAAACTGTATGTTTTGCCGCAAACACATGGAAAGGGCGTAGGCAAGCTGTTAATAAATGAAGTTTTTAACCTGGTTAAAAAAGCAGGAGCTAAATCTCTTCAGTTAAATGTTAACAAGAACAATAAGGCAAAGGATTTTTATGAAAAGGCAGGGTTTATAATAAAAGAAACCGTTGTCCTTGATATTGGCAACGGTTTCGTTATGGATGACTTTGTGATGGAGAAAACCATCTAA
- a CDS encoding M20/M25/M40 family metallo-hydrolase: MRKVLYFFFALLVAQQTKAQDINKIITKDYVDRLIKTLSSDDMQGRGTFTPGIDKAATFIESEFKSIGLKPLTGETGYRQSFFKYQLKPETPSVTIDGSAIEPANVLVYGNTSENLTFDNTNSDGWIKLDPSKAFIDQFRQISRSGKKQLILVDAKFADAFNRIKGYLDKGSIMDEKDINTKSAALVFVLDKDTVKSNFKVILKNSFAKMPLFNVAGMIPGKSKAKELVIFSGHYDHLGIIKADGQDSIANGADDDASGTTAMIALAKYYKKLNNNERTLIFVAFTAEEIGGFGARHFSEKLNPDDVVAMFNIEMIGKDSKFGKNTAFITGFDKSDFGQILQKNLKGTEFTFHPDPYPQQNLFYRSDNATLAALGVPAHTISTDQIDTDKFYHTVKDEYNTLDSDNILSTIKGIAKSAISIIKGIDTPTRIPKLENN, encoded by the coding sequence ATGAGAAAAGTTCTTTACTTCTTTTTTGCACTTCTTGTTGCCCAACAGACAAAGGCACAAGACATTAACAAAATAATCACAAAAGATTATGTCGATCGGCTAATCAAAACCCTTAGCAGCGACGATATGCAGGGTAGAGGAACGTTTACTCCTGGCATAGACAAGGCTGCAACCTTTATAGAATCTGAATTTAAAAGCATTGGACTAAAGCCCCTTACAGGAGAGACCGGATACCGCCAGTCATTTTTTAAATATCAATTGAAGCCTGAAACCCCTTCAGTTACAATTGATGGGTCTGCCATTGAGCCAGCAAACGTTCTTGTATATGGCAACACCTCTGAAAACCTAACTTTTGACAATACAAATAGTGACGGGTGGATTAAGCTTGACCCATCAAAGGCTTTTATAGATCAGTTCAGACAAATCAGCAGAAGCGGAAAGAAACAATTGATATTAGTTGATGCAAAATTTGCAGATGCCTTTAACAGAATCAAAGGGTATCTTGATAAAGGTAGTATAATGGACGAAAAAGATATAAATACCAAGTCAGCTGCGCTTGTTTTTGTGCTTGATAAAGACACCGTTAAAAGCAACTTTAAGGTTATCCTGAAAAACTCTTTCGCAAAAATGCCATTATTTAATGTGGCAGGAATGATCCCCGGAAAATCAAAAGCTAAGGAATTGGTAATCTTTTCTGGGCATTATGATCATCTGGGTATTATTAAAGCTGATGGACAAGACAGCATTGCAAACGGGGCAGACGATGATGCATCGGGCACAACTGCAATGATCGCTTTAGCCAAATATTATAAAAAATTAAACAACAATGAACGCACCTTAATATTTGTTGCTTTTACCGCAGAAGAAATTGGAGGTTTCGGGGCCAGGCATTTCTCGGAAAAACTAAATCCGGATGATGTTGTAGCAATGTTTAATATAGAGATGATTGGCAAGGACAGTAAGTTTGGTAAAAATACGGCCTTTATAACAGGCTTTGATAAATCAGATTTTGGCCAGATCTTACAGAAAAACTTAAAAGGAACAGAGTTTACTTTCCATCCTGATCCTTATCCACAGCAAAACCTTTTCTATAGAAGTGACAATGCAACATTAGCAGCCCTTGGCGTACCTGCGCATACTATCAGTACAGATCAGATCGATACTGATAAGTTTTATCATACCGTAAAAGATGAGTACAACACTCTTGATTCAGACAATATATTGTCTACTATTAAGGGTATTGCCAAGAGTGCAATAAGTATTATAAAAGGTATTGATACACCAACAAGAATTCCAAAACTAGAAAATAATTAG
- a CDS encoding DUF4407 domain-containing protein, whose amino-acid sequence MNSISRFFWFCSGVHIPTLEKHPTEHNKYLGIGATIFFTGLFAALSGGYAMYFVFKGDSTALPFAFLFGLIWGLAIFNMDRYIVSSINKSASTGKQLLQATPRILLAIMIGIVISRPLELKIFDKEIKEKLKVTYLNNQRAKIDTLNVAFNNKYKIELAKLKETKAQRDSLESGIKTDRQKLNFEIFGNKTTETSGIMGYGPYAKRKEGELKQREQDLDTLSAGVRKLEDFVDGRKQFDGLMSEKLYTSKQLDSLTSIAGFADRNSALGQLSINSNGKKDVNTALAITFIGLLFIFFECLPVFVKLMSSRGPYDRSVENIETAQMYESDKDKDYEITVIDGVHDTRVSTEINRRKNALNSN is encoded by the coding sequence ATGAATTCAATTTCACGTTTCTTTTGGTTTTGTTCAGGAGTACATATCCCTACCCTAGAAAAACATCCTACTGAGCACAATAAATATCTTGGCATTGGAGCCACCATTTTCTTTACCGGATTGTTTGCTGCGCTTTCTGGTGGTTATGCCATGTATTTTGTTTTTAAAGGGGATTCAACAGCACTCCCATTTGCCTTCCTTTTCGGCTTAATATGGGGTCTCGCCATTTTTAATATGGATCGTTATATCGTTTCCAGCATCAATAAAAGTGCTTCTACCGGTAAGCAGTTGCTGCAGGCAACTCCGCGTATTTTACTGGCCATCATGATAGGGATTGTAATCTCACGTCCGCTGGAATTAAAAATATTCGACAAAGAGATCAAAGAAAAATTAAAGGTTACTTATTTAAACAATCAACGCGCTAAAATTGACACGTTAAATGTCGCATTTAACAATAAATATAAAATTGAACTTGCTAAGCTTAAAGAAACAAAGGCCCAACGCGACTCTTTGGAAAGCGGAATAAAGACAGATAGGCAAAAGCTAAACTTTGAAATTTTCGGGAACAAAACCACAGAAACATCCGGTATCATGGGTTATGGGCCTTACGCCAAAAGAAAAGAAGGAGAATTGAAGCAACGGGAACAAGATCTCGACACACTATCAGCCGGAGTACGAAAACTTGAAGATTTTGTAGATGGCAGGAAGCAATTTGATGGCCTGATGAGTGAGAAATTATACACCAGTAAACAGCTTGACAGCCTAACAAGTATAGCTGGCTTTGCTGACAGGAATTCTGCACTGGGACAGTTAAGTATTAACTCTAATGGTAAAAAAGATGTAAATACTGCACTGGCTATAACATTTATTGGCTTGTTATTTATTTTCTTTGAATGCTTACCTGTTTTTGTTAAATTGATGAGCAGCAGAGGCCCATACGACAGATCTGTAGAAAACATAGAAACTGCACAGATGTATGAATCTGATAAAGACAAAGATTATGAAATAACTGTAATTGATGGTGTTCACGACACGCGTGTTTCAACAGAGATAAACAGAAGAAAAAATGCATTGAATTCTAACTAA
- a CDS encoding rhodanese-like domain-containing protein has product MKEITVEELKAKIDNNEDFQLIDVREPFEYETSNLNGLNIPLGGILIEADKVATDKPVIMQCRSGKRSAAAVMQLEQQLGLTNLYNLKGGILAWQEAFDPDMPVY; this is encoded by the coding sequence ATTAAGGAAATAACAGTTGAGGAACTTAAAGCAAAGATTGATAATAACGAAGATTTTCAATTGATTGATGTGAGAGAGCCCTTTGAATACGAAACGTCGAACCTTAATGGGTTAAATATCCCTTTAGGCGGTATTTTAATTGAAGCAGATAAAGTTGCTACCGATAAACCGGTAATTATGCAATGCAGAAGTGGCAAAAGAAGTGCTGCGGCTGTAATGCAGTTGGAACAACAACTTGGTTTAACCAATTTGTATAACCTTAAAGGTGGTATCCTGGCATGGCAAGAAGCGTTTGATCCTGATATGCCTGTTTACTAG
- a CDS encoding DUF6358 family protein translates to MWKKIALNVFYNLGIILSGYGVFWAFNNQKYLVVALFVATAGFFLYQKLQLMKEMRSNLKKK, encoded by the coding sequence ATGTGGAAGAAAATAGCTTTAAACGTTTTTTATAACCTGGGGATTATCCTATCAGGTTACGGCGTATTCTGGGCTTTTAATAATCAGAAATATCTAGTTGTGGCATTATTTGTGGCTACTGCAGGATTTTTTCTGTATCAAAAGCTACAGCTTATGAAAGAGATGCGAAGTAACCTTAAAAAGAAGTAA
- a CDS encoding dipeptide epimerase → MQVNSKPYQLELKHPFSIAKFSRTSTPIMLISLNYEGIIGYGEASMVPYMGESMESASAFLNKVEWKRFAYPFDFAGIIKYLDEIEHGHPAIKAAIDIAFNDINGKILNKPCYEIYNADPKKMPVTSYTIGIDTPEVIREKVADAESFKVLKVKLGRENDKELINTIRSVSNLPLYIDANQGWANKAEAIDMIYWLHDKGALLIEQPMDKANLDGNAWLTGRSPIPILADEAVQRLTDLDGLKGAYHGINVKLMKSAGMYEAHQMILKARSFGMKVLMGCMSETSCATQAGIALAPLCDWVDLDGPWLTKNNPFKAPEMADGKYLLKYLPGLGLEGIPKDLFTSF, encoded by the coding sequence ATGCAGGTAAACTCCAAACCCTATCAACTGGAATTAAAACATCCATTTTCTATTGCAAAATTCTCAAGAACTAGTACTCCTATTATGCTCATCAGTCTTAATTACGAAGGAATTATTGGTTACGGAGAGGCATCAATGGTTCCTTATATGGGCGAAAGTATGGAAAGCGCCAGTGCCTTTCTAAACAAGGTAGAGTGGAAAAGATTTGCCTATCCTTTTGATTTTGCTGGAATCATAAAATATCTGGATGAAATTGAACATGGCCACCCCGCCATAAAAGCAGCGATAGATATTGCTTTTAACGACATAAATGGCAAGATTTTAAACAAACCTTGTTATGAAATTTACAACGCTGACCCGAAAAAAATGCCTGTAACTTCTTATACCATCGGTATTGACACCCCAGAAGTTATAAGAGAAAAAGTAGCGGATGCCGAAAGCTTTAAAGTACTAAAAGTAAAACTAGGCCGCGAGAACGATAAAGAGCTGATCAATACAATTAGAAGCGTAAGCAACTTGCCTTTGTATATAGATGCCAATCAAGGCTGGGCAAATAAAGCTGAAGCTATTGACATGATTTACTGGCTGCACGACAAGGGAGCGTTACTAATAGAGCAGCCAATGGACAAGGCAAACCTTGATGGGAATGCCTGGCTAACAGGCAGAAGTCCAATACCTATACTTGCTGACGAGGCAGTGCAGCGCTTAACAGATCTGGATGGCCTAAAAGGTGCTTATCACGGCATTAATGTAAAACTGATGAAAAGTGCAGGCATGTATGAAGCTCACCAAATGATCCTAAAAGCGCGTTCGTTTGGAATGAAGGTTTTGATGGGTTGTATGAGCGAAACTTCATGTGCTACTCAGGCAGGGATTGCTCTTGCACCGCTGTGTGATTGGGTTGATTTAGATGGGCCATGGCTAACCAAAAACAATCCTTTTAAAGCTCCGGAAATGGCCGATGGCAAGTACTTATTAAAATACCTCCCTGGTCTGGGCCTGGAAGGTATTCCTAAAGATCTTTTTACTTCTTTTTAA
- a CDS encoding rhomboid family intramembrane serine protease, giving the protein MEYLQHTPVASIIFVFTIITSIYAFNDHGLFGKFMLHPYSVTRKHKIYTLLTSGLIHADWMHLIFNMMTFFFFAFQLEAMIGSWQFAIVYFFGLILSDIPSVIKHKNDMWYNSLGASGAISAVLFSYILFQPFSSMIIFPLPIPIWAIIFGPLYLAYCVYASKHSRDSINHDAHFFGALTGLIVTVLIVPGVIPHFLSQLLTKIG; this is encoded by the coding sequence ATGGAATACCTTCAGCATACTCCTGTAGCCTCAATAATCTTTGTTTTTACAATTATAACCAGTATATACGCTTTTAATGACCATGGGTTATTTGGCAAATTCATGCTGCACCCTTACAGTGTAACTCGAAAACATAAAATTTATACCCTTTTAACGAGTGGGTTGATCCATGCAGACTGGATGCACTTGATTTTTAACATGATGACCTTCTTCTTCTTTGCTTTTCAATTGGAAGCGATGATAGGTTCATGGCAGTTTGCTATAGTTTATTTTTTTGGTTTAATTTTAAGTGACATACCATCTGTTATAAAACACAAGAACGATATGTGGTACAATAGCCTGGGTGCATCAGGGGCAATAAGTGCTGTATTATTTAGCTACATCTTATTTCAGCCCTTCTCTTCAATGATTATATTTCCATTGCCTATTCCGATCTGGGCAATCATATTTGGCCCATTATACCTGGCATATTGTGTATATGCATCTAAACATTCCAGAGACAGTATAAACCATGATGCTCACTTTTTTGGTGCGCTTACAGGTTTAATTGTTACTGTACTTATTGTTCCGGGAGTAATTCCTCACTTCTTAAGTCAGCTGCTTACAAAAATAGGCTAA
- a CDS encoding M14 family zinc carboxypeptidase: MDTSAQLTPYELSGKKETATYYQAIKHYEQLDKTYEQAKLLSYGNTDFGKPLHLLVLSKDKIFDPVAIRKSNNRILLINNGIHPGEPEGIDASMMLARDLLKGDLLPKDVVICIIPVYNIDGSFNRTGTSRANQNGPVAYGFRGNSKNYDLNRDFIKTDSKNAYSFQEIFNIWQPEIFVDTHTSNGADYQYVMTLIPTHKDKLNPVLSEYMTKTMLPTLYTEMKNSGYEMIPYVNSVEETPDAGITGFLESARYSTGYTTLHNTIGFMPETHMLKDYDKRVDATYKLLQIYINVVVRDAKIIGENKRKADEQVAKQTTFPITWILDETVSEDLEFKGYTAKQKPSEVSGIDRLYYDRNEPHTKIIKYWNTYKPSVSVTKPIAYIIPKAWDKVVGLLKLNNVKVQQLQKDTQIDVESYYVTDYKTMSSPFEGHYLHSNVKVNPIKQTLQFYEGDFVVYTNQRVNRYIIETLEPQAMDSFFNWNFFDSILGMKEHFSAYVFEDTAAELLKKNPEIRKKLEAQKAKDSSLSKNAEAQLDFIYKNSDYYEKTHSRYPIARLVNDTKITLK, encoded by the coding sequence ATGGATACATCAGCACAACTAACGCCTTATGAATTAAGCGGCAAAAAAGAAACTGCTACTTACTACCAAGCCATTAAGCATTATGAGCAATTAGACAAAACATATGAACAAGCAAAGTTACTTAGCTACGGTAACACAGACTTTGGCAAACCTCTGCATCTTTTGGTTTTATCAAAAGATAAAATATTTGATCCCGTTGCTATACGAAAAAGCAACAACCGTATTTTACTAATAAACAACGGAATACACCCCGGAGAGCCGGAAGGCATAGATGCCAGTATGATGCTGGCCAGAGATTTATTGAAAGGAGATTTGTTACCTAAAGATGTAGTAATTTGCATCATTCCGGTTTACAACATAGACGGCAGTTTTAACCGAACAGGCACATCAAGAGCAAATCAAAATGGCCCCGTAGCTTATGGCTTTAGGGGAAACAGTAAAAATTACGACCTGAACAGGGATTTCATAAAAACAGATTCCAAAAATGCGTACTCTTTTCAGGAGATTTTTAATATCTGGCAGCCCGAAATATTTGTAGATACACACACCAGTAATGGTGCAGACTACCAATATGTAATGACACTTATACCTACTCATAAGGATAAGTTAAATCCTGTATTATCGGAATACATGACTAAAACTATGTTGCCAACCCTTTATACCGAAATGAAAAATTCAGGTTATGAGATGATCCCCTACGTAAATTCAGTTGAAGAAACACCTGATGCCGGCATTACCGGTTTTTTAGAATCAGCAAGGTATTCTACCGGGTACACAACTTTACACAATACTATTGGGTTTATGCCAGAAACCCACATGCTAAAAGATTATGACAAAAGAGTTGATGCCACATATAAGCTTTTGCAGATCTATATTAATGTTGTAGTACGAGACGCAAAGATAATCGGAGAGAACAAACGAAAAGCAGATGAACAGGTTGCAAAACAAACTACATTTCCAATAACATGGATACTGGACGAGACTGTTTCAGAAGATCTGGAATTTAAGGGATATACAGCAAAGCAAAAACCAAGTGAAGTAAGTGGAATAGATCGTTTGTACTACGACAGAAATGAACCACATACTAAAATCATTAAATACTGGAATACTTACAAGCCATCTGTTTCTGTTACAAAGCCCATTGCTTACATTATACCAAAAGCATGGGATAAAGTTGTTGGGTTATTAAAGCTTAACAATGTGAAGGTACAGCAATTGCAAAAAGACACTCAGATTGATGTTGAGTCGTATTATGTTACAGATTATAAAACAATGAGTAGTCCGTTTGAGGGGCATTACCTACACTCTAACGTAAAAGTTAATCCTATAAAACAGACTTTGCAGTTTTACGAAGGCGACTTTGTAGTCTATACAAACCAGCGCGTTAACAGATATATTATTGAAACGCTTGAACCACAAGCTATGGATTCGTTTTTCAACTGGAATTTCTTTGATTCGATACTAGGAATGAAAGAGCACTTTAGCGCTTATGTTTTTGAAGACACTGCAGCTGAATTATTAAAGAAAAATCCTGAAATAAGAAAAAAACTTGAGGCTCAAAAAGCTAAAGACAGCAGTTTAAGTAAAAATGCTGAGGCACAGCTTGACTTTATCTATAAAAATTCTGATTATTACGAAAAAACGCACTCCCGATACCCCATAGCTCGTCTGGTAAACGACACTAAAATAACACTTAAATAA
- the pepT gene encoding peptidase T: MLKYQNNNKTLQGRFTKYVQIDTQSDPLSETIPSTEKQKDLGRVLVAELLEMGITDAHLDDFGYVYATIPSTTEKEVPVICFCSHMDTSPDCSGKNVKPIIHPNYQGQDLVLPDDETIILKMAEHPDLKDQIGNDIITASGTTLLGADNKAGVAEIMEAAAFLISHPEIKHGKIRILFTPDEEIGRGVDKADLKKLGADFGYTIDGETLGSIEDETFSADGAVLTINGVSTHPGFAKGKMESAIKILADVISALPADCLSPESTELKEGFIHPVTFGGSVEQAEARFILRAFNDEELSANGELLDATVQNIIEDFPNSTYTLKITPQYRNMKQVLDQYPQVIEYGIEAIKRAGIVPKQQSIRGGTDGSRLSFMGLPCPNIFAGEHAFHGKQEWASVQDMEKAVQTIVNIASIWEEKA; the protein is encoded by the coding sequence ATGCTAAAATATCAAAATAATAACAAAACACTTCAAGGTAGGTTCACAAAGTACGTTCAGATTGATACGCAATCAGATCCATTATCGGAGACCATTCCATCGACAGAGAAACAAAAGGACCTGGGTAGGGTGCTTGTTGCGGAGCTTTTAGAAATGGGAATAACAGATGCCCATCTTGACGACTTTGGTTATGTTTATGCAACTATACCTTCTACAACAGAAAAGGAGGTACCTGTAATTTGTTTCTGTTCGCATATGGATACTTCTCCTGATTGCAGCGGAAAGAATGTAAAACCTATTATTCATCCCAATTATCAGGGACAGGACCTGGTGCTTCCTGACGATGAGACCATCATTTTAAAAATGGCAGAGCATCCTGATTTAAAAGATCAGATTGGGAACGACATTATTACCGCAAGCGGAACTACACTTCTTGGCGCCGATAACAAAGCTGGAGTTGCCGAGATTATGGAGGCAGCAGCATTTTTAATATCACATCCCGAAATTAAACACGGAAAAATCAGAATCTTATTCACGCCAGATGAAGAGATTGGACGAGGTGTAGATAAAGCAGATCTGAAGAAACTTGGTGCTGATTTTGGATATACTATTGACGGCGAAACTTTAGGCTCAATAGAGGATGAAACATTTTCTGCAGATGGTGCGGTATTAACTATAAATGGAGTAAGTACACATCCGGGGTTTGCTAAAGGAAAAATGGAAAGTGCAATAAAGATCCTGGCTGATGTAATTAGTGCATTGCCGGCAGATTGTCTCTCTCCTGAGTCGACAGAGCTTAAGGAGGGATTTATCCATCCCGTTACCTTTGGGGGAAGTGTTGAGCAGGCTGAAGCTCGCTTTATCCTTCGTGCTTTTAATGACGAAGAACTAAGTGCCAATGGAGAATTATTGGATGCAACGGTTCAGAATATTATTGAGGATTTTCCGAACTCAACTTATACGTTAAAAATAACTCCGCAATACCGCAATATGAAACAGGTGCTTGATCAATACCCTCAGGTTATTGAATATGGCATTGAAGCTATTAAAAGAGCAGGAATTGTACCTAAACAACAAAGTATTAGAGGGGGTACTGATGGTTCACGTCTTTCGTTTATGGGCTTGCCTTGTCCTAATATTTTCGCCGGAGAGCACGCTTTTCATGGTAAACAAGAATGGGCTTCGGTACAAGACATGGAAAAGGCAGTTCAAACCATTGTTAACATTGCCTCAATTTGGGAGGAAAAGGCATAG
- a CDS encoding DUF6691 family protein, translating to MIKSVKFILAGILFGIIMSKSEAISWYRIQEMFRFQSFHMFGIMGTALLTGIIAVWLMKKMKARDVEGKPVSFTDKEKTWRRYLIGGTIFGLGWALTGACPGPVFVLLGQGYLVMIVVIIGSLLGTFVYGLLKNRLPH from the coding sequence ATGATAAAGTCAGTTAAATTTATCCTTGCCGGCATACTGTTTGGCATTATTATGAGTAAATCAGAAGCCATATCCTGGTATCGCATTCAGGAAATGTTCAGATTCCAATCGTTTCATATGTTTGGCATTATGGGTACAGCCTTACTAACAGGCATAATTGCAGTTTGGCTAATGAAAAAAATGAAAGCCCGTGATGTTGAAGGGAAGCCAGTTTCATTTACTGATAAAGAAAAAACATGGCGCCGGTATTTAATTGGAGGTACCATTTTTGGGTTAGGCTGGGCACTTACAGGCGCTTGTCCGGGGCCAGTGTTTGTACTGCTCGGACAAGGCTACCTGGTTATGATAGTTGTAATAATTGGCTCACTATTGGGAACGTTTGTTTACGGATTATTGAAAAACCGTTTACCGCATTAA
- a CDS encoding YeeE/YedE family protein, whose protein sequence is MLEFIKQPWPWYISGLTISFIMIILIFFGKSFGFSSNLRTMCSILGAGKWVSFFNFDWKAQRWNLLFLLGSVIGGFISANWLQPDVPLNLSQHTIQDLQKINIRFDGNIVPLQLFNWDFLATGKGLLMFLGGGILIGFGTRYAGGCTSGHAISGLSNLQLPSLIAVIGFFIGGLIMTHLIFPLLF, encoded by the coding sequence ATGCTTGAATTTATTAAACAGCCCTGGCCATGGTATATCTCGGGCCTGACAATCAGTTTTATAATGATAATTCTGATCTTTTTTGGAAAATCCTTTGGCTTTTCATCAAACCTGCGAACCATGTGCAGTATACTGGGAGCCGGAAAATGGGTGAGCTTTTTTAATTTCGATTGGAAAGCACAGCGATGGAATCTGCTTTTCCTGCTAGGGTCTGTAATAGGGGGCTTTATTTCTGCAAATTGGCTTCAACCGGATGTTCCTTTAAATTTATCACAGCATACAATTCAGGACCTCCAAAAAATCAACATCCGGTTTGATGGAAATATAGTCCCTTTGCAATTATTTAATTGGGATTTTCTGGCTACAGGAAAAGGATTATTAATGTTTCTTGGGGGTGGCATTTTAATTGGCTTTGGAACACGTTATGCAGGTGGCTGTACATCAGGTCACGCAATTAGTGGCTTATCAAACCTGCAACTCCCTTCGCTGATTGCAGTTATCGGCTTTTTTATCGGCGGCCTGATAATGACCCACTTAATTTTTCCACTCCTTTTTTAA
- a CDS encoding class I SAM-dependent methyltransferase has product MDVFGEALKDQFTKPPAETLWVHNSYDEPEEMPVDVYFRGEDEMPELELTALAMCKGKVLDVGAGVGSHALILQKRGFNVTGMDISTPAVAIMKQRGLKQAIEGNILTYKEDTYDTLLFMMNGIGLTGSIAGLKAFLQHVKGLINPDGQLVFDSSDLSYLYQEIPFPLNGYYGEVSFRYEYKSIKGNWFKWVYVDQKTLIDIARQSGWDAEIVFEDDHDQYLARLTLSK; this is encoded by the coding sequence ATGGATGTTTTCGGTGAAGCTTTAAAAGACCAGTTTACAAAACCGCCCGCAGAAACTTTATGGGTGCACAACTCTTATGATGAACCTGAAGAAATGCCGGTTGATGTTTACTTCAGAGGTGAGGATGAAATGCCAGAACTGGAGCTTACAGCTTTAGCCATGTGCAAAGGAAAAGTGCTTGATGTTGGTGCCGGTGTAGGCAGCCATGCTCTTATCCTGCAAAAACGCGGATTTAATGTTACAGGTATGGATATTTCTACTCCTGCTGTTGCCATTATGAAACAACGTGGACTAAAACAGGCCATAGAAGGAAACATACTTACCTATAAAGAAGATACTTACGACACCCTTCTGTTTATGATGAACGGCATTGGCCTGACAGGATCAATTGCTGGGCTAAAGGCGTTTTTACAACATGTAAAGGGGCTGATAAACCCCGATGGCCAATTGGTATTTGATAGCTCAGACCTATCATACCTTTACCAGGAGATTCCCTTTCCGCTTAATGGTTATTATGGCGAGGTAAGTTTCAGATACGAATATAAAAGTATTAAAGGCAATTGGTTTAAGTGGGTTTATGTAGATCAAAAAACACTTATAGATATTGCCCGGCAATCTGGCTGGGATGCCGAAATAGTTTTTGAAGATGATCATGATCAATATTTAGCACGGTTAACACTAAGCAAATAA